The following coding sequences are from one Lysinibacillus sp. FSL W8-0992 window:
- a CDS encoding SDR family NAD(P)-dependent oxidoreductase, translated as MFENAVVVVTGGAQGIGKGVVLAYAKSGAKVVIADVNVELGKQLEQEMHGQGYSALFVETDVTKEQDIISLMQQTVQHYGTITILINNAGKFLHLSPYDITFAQWHDILQTNLTSVLFCSREAAKIMRMNENGGSIVSLASTRAFMSEPDTEAYAASKGGIVALTHALARSLGQDLITVNCISPGWIETGDYEQLRSIDHAQHLSGRVGVPEDIAQACLYLTNPENRFVTGINLTVDGGMTKKMLYEE; from the coding sequence ATGTTTGAAAACGCTGTTGTTGTCGTGACCGGTGGTGCACAAGGAATTGGAAAAGGTGTGGTGCTAGCATATGCAAAAAGTGGTGCGAAGGTTGTCATTGCAGATGTCAATGTAGAGCTCGGTAAACAGCTGGAGCAAGAAATGCATGGGCAAGGTTATTCGGCATTATTCGTAGAGACAGATGTTACAAAGGAACAAGATATTATTTCTTTAATGCAGCAAACGGTTCAACATTACGGGACGATTACAATTTTAATTAATAATGCTGGAAAGTTTCTACATCTGTCTCCTTATGATATTACGTTTGCACAATGGCATGATATTTTACAAACGAATTTAACGAGTGTTTTATTCTGTTCACGAGAGGCGGCTAAAATAATGCGGATGAATGAGAATGGTGGTTCGATTGTTTCTTTAGCCTCTACACGGGCTTTTATGTCTGAGCCCGATACGGAAGCATATGCCGCTTCAAAGGGCGGTATTGTCGCTTTAACACACGCTTTAGCACGCTCTTTAGGACAAGATCTGATTACGGTCAATTGTATATCGCCTGGTTGGATTGAAACGGGGGATTATGAACAGCTACGTTCAATCGATCATGCACAACATTTATCAGGACGTGTTGGCGTGCCAGAAGATATTGCACAAGCATGTCTGTATTTAACAAATCCCGAAAATCGATTTGTTACAGGTATTAATCTTACCGTCGATGGGGGTATGACAAAGAAAATGTTGTATGAAGAATAA
- a CDS encoding tyrosine-type recombinase/integrase, translating into MTKKKGIFDVTIAADVLKPKEVALEPKGMTTEKALENIARQMELNGYRERTLKDYKLIFNQFVEATGIKYVEEINVNTIYTWLENMNVGDSTKLTRLKCLKAVLGKCHNNGWLPNKFWLNIQIKVDKKVKKGATSNDLNVLLSLLDTTTFIGLRDAVAILTMYKTGVRIKTLGLIESKYIDFTDKSLILPGSIMKNHNLLKLPLDEQLLRMYKILIMQNNLIRSHYEVENDFLFITKKGESINGKSTNNAISKQLNKYSKRYDLPNINAHSIRRAYAKNLYEKGVPIPIISKALGHSDLAVTTQYLDIDVEEVVDALRNYL; encoded by the coding sequence TTGACAAAGAAAAAAGGAATATTCGATGTTACTATCGCCGCTGATGTTTTAAAACCGAAAGAAGTAGCACTAGAACCGAAAGGAATGACTACGGAAAAGGCTCTTGAAAACATTGCTCGTCAAATGGAGCTGAATGGCTATCGTGAACGTACATTAAAAGATTACAAATTAATTTTTAATCAATTCGTTGAAGCAACTGGAATTAAATACGTTGAAGAAATTAATGTGAATACAATTTACACATGGCTAGAAAATATGAACGTAGGGGATTCTACAAAATTAACTCGATTAAAATGTTTGAAAGCAGTATTGGGGAAATGCCACAATAATGGTTGGTTGCCGAATAAGTTTTGGTTAAACATTCAAATCAAAGTCGATAAGAAAGTGAAGAAAGGTGCAACTTCAAACGATTTAAACGTTTTGCTTTCACTCTTGGATACGACAACATTTATTGGTTTACGAGATGCAGTGGCGATACTGACGATGTATAAAACAGGTGTCCGTATAAAAACATTGGGACTAATCGAAAGCAAATACATTGATTTTACTGATAAATCATTGATTCTGCCAGGAAGCATTATGAAAAATCATAATTTATTAAAACTGCCATTAGACGAACAATTGCTGAGAATGTACAAAATATTAATCATGCAAAATAATTTAATTCGCTCGCATTATGAAGTAGAAAATGATTTTTTGTTCATAACCAAAAAAGGCGAGAGTATAAATGGTAAATCAACCAATAATGCCATAAGCAAACAATTGAACAAATATTCCAAGCGTTATGATCTACCAAATATCAACGCTCACTCTATACGCCGAGCATATGCTAAAAATCTTTATGAAAAAGGTGTTCCAATTCCGATAATTAGCAAAGCATTAGGACACAGTGATCTAGCAGTTACTACTCAATATTTAGATATTGACGTTGAAGAAGTGGTCGATGCCTTGAGAAATTATTTATAA
- a CDS encoding DUF2971 domain-containing protein, with the protein MAFTKDKWIKRIKSRTDISAHVYHLTKAEVDGDGKKVLDALERLLKIVSERKINGSTTKSGFITGDRKAVCFQDAPITGIVQNVLHENDYREELGGKTRYTYLGIAFPKPYIFQNGGRPVLYEEKEVAKKILPQEEWWRIVDYNLSDKNKIIDWTHEREWRMPTDEFHFDLSKAILLVPNSFRHSELIEKLPEEDLKTVSGIIQISPILN; encoded by the coding sequence ATGGCATTTACTAAAGATAAATGGATAAAAAGAATAAAATCTCGTACTGATATAAGTGCACATGTTTATCATTTAACTAAAGCCGAAGTTGATGGTGATGGCAAAAAAGTTTTAGATGCTTTAGAACGATTATTAAAAATAGTTAGTGAGAGGAAAATTAATGGTAGTACAACAAAATCAGGTTTTATAACTGGAGATCGAAAAGCAGTATGTTTCCAAGATGCACCTATTACAGGAATTGTTCAAAATGTGCTTCATGAAAATGATTACAGGGAAGAACTTGGTGGTAAAACACGCTATACTTATCTTGGCATAGCCTTTCCTAAGCCCTACATTTTCCAAAACGGCGGGAGACCAGTTCTTTATGAAGAAAAGGAAGTAGCAAAAAAAATTCTTCCGCAAGAAGAATGGTGGCGAATTGTTGATTATAATTTATCCGATAAAAATAAAATTATTGATTGGACACATGAGCGTGAGTGGAGAATGCCAACTGATGAGTTTCATTTCGATCTGTCAAAAGCAATATTATTAGTACCTAACTCGTTCAGGCACAGTGAATTGATTGAAAAACTTCCTGAAGAAGACTTAAAAACTGTTTCGGGCATTATTCAAATTTCTCCAATATTAAATTAG
- a CDS encoding DUF2639 domain-containing protein, with protein sequence MHQYSKGWFVKELRAKGILVHPQLKSHLGLFKESELRNLYYRYVDKQPIDTEK encoded by the coding sequence GTGCATCAATATTCTAAAGGTTGGTTTGTAAAGGAGCTACGTGCAAAGGGAATATTAGTACATCCTCAATTAAAGAGCCATCTAGGGCTTTTTAAAGAATCTGAACTACGCAATTTATATTACCGCTATGTTGACAAGCAACCAATCGATACGGAGAAATAA